A portion of the Acidihalobacter yilgarnensis genome contains these proteins:
- the ispE gene encoding 4-(cytidine 5'-diphospho)-2-C-methyl-D-erythritol kinase, whose amino-acid sequence MTGFESDGWPAPAKLNLFLHIIGRRADGYHLLQTAFQFLDYGDTLHFDSAPWGTVSRVEGPESLPEANDLCVHAARLLLRETGLHEGVRMRLNKRLPMGGGLGGGSSDAATVLVALNSLWRAGLSVDELAVLGLALGADVPVFVRGVSAWAEGVGECLTPLPDLPVPWYAVIKPPVSIATVDLFSEPKLTRDCAPITIRDFLSGAGGNVFEAVARVRYPAVAVALDYLSKYAPARLTGTGACVFAAFVDVDSARRALHDLPGGWSGFVARGCNMSPLQDRLRTMSVGRGAA is encoded by the coding sequence GTGACGGGTTTTGAGTCGGATGGTTGGCCCGCGCCGGCCAAACTCAATCTGTTTCTGCATATCATCGGGCGTCGGGCAGATGGCTATCATCTGCTGCAGACGGCGTTCCAGTTTCTCGATTATGGCGACACGCTTCACTTCGACTCGGCGCCATGGGGTACGGTGAGCCGCGTGGAGGGGCCGGAATCGCTGCCGGAGGCAAACGATCTATGCGTTCATGCCGCCCGTCTCTTGTTGCGCGAAACGGGTCTGCACGAGGGTGTGCGCATGCGCCTGAACAAGCGCCTCCCGATGGGCGGTGGTCTTGGCGGCGGCAGTTCGGACGCAGCCACGGTGCTGGTGGCGCTGAATAGCCTTTGGCGCGCAGGCCTGTCCGTGGATGAACTCGCAGTCCTGGGATTGGCCCTCGGCGCCGATGTGCCGGTTTTCGTCCGCGGGGTTTCCGCCTGGGCTGAGGGCGTCGGCGAGTGTCTGACCCCGCTGCCGGATTTGCCTGTACCCTGGTATGCAGTCATCAAGCCCCCCGTTTCGATTGCGACTGTAGATCTGTTTTCCGAGCCTAAATTGACACGCGATTGTGCGCCGATCACAATACGCGACTTTCTTTCGGGGGCTGGTGGCAACGTCTTTGAAGCCGTGGCGCGGGTGCGTTACCCCGCGGTGGCGGTGGCGCTGGATTATCTGTCAAAGTATGCGCCGGCTCGGCTGACCGGGACCGGGGCTTGTGTCTTCGCTGCCTTTGTCGATGTGGATTCGGCTCGGCGTGCGTTGCACGATTTGCCCGGAGGATGGAGTGGATTCGTGGCGCGGGGATGTAATATGTCCCCGCTACAGGATCGCTTACGGACGATGTCCGTAGGCCGTGGGGCCGCCTGA
- a CDS encoding ribose-phosphate diphosphokinase, translated as MMVFSGNANPRLGEKVVQHLNIPLGKALVGRFSDGEVQVEILENVRGKDVFIVQPTCRPTNDNLMELLIMVDALRRASAWRITTVIPYMGYGRQDRRVRSARVPISAKVVANMLTVAGANRILTVDLHADQVQGFFDVPVDNIYASPVLLGDVWRQKYENLIVVSPDVGGVVRARALAKRLDDAELAIIDKRRPRANVAQVMHIIGDVDGKTCLIVDDMVDTAGTLCQAAKALKAHGASKVVAYATHAVLSGPAIDNVSNSELDELVVTDTIPLTAEAEACVKIRQLSVAGVLAETIHRINREESVSTLFMD; from the coding sequence ATGATGGTCTTCTCCGGCAATGCCAACCCCAGGCTTGGCGAGAAGGTCGTGCAGCACCTTAATATACCGCTGGGCAAGGCTCTGGTGGGTCGCTTCAGCGACGGTGAGGTGCAGGTCGAAATCCTCGAGAACGTCCGCGGTAAGGATGTCTTTATCGTGCAGCCGACCTGTCGCCCGACCAATGACAACCTGATGGAACTGCTCATCATGGTCGATGCCTTGCGTCGTGCTTCGGCTTGGCGCATCACTACCGTGATTCCCTATATGGGCTACGGCCGACAAGACCGCCGCGTGCGTTCGGCGCGGGTGCCGATCTCGGCCAAGGTGGTGGCGAATATGTTGACCGTTGCCGGCGCTAACCGGATTTTGACGGTCGACTTGCATGCCGACCAGGTCCAGGGCTTCTTCGACGTGCCGGTGGATAATATCTACGCCTCACCCGTATTGCTCGGCGACGTTTGGCGCCAGAAATACGAAAATCTGATCGTGGTGTCGCCAGACGTCGGTGGCGTGGTTCGTGCCCGTGCACTGGCCAAGCGCCTGGACGATGCCGAACTCGCGATCATCGACAAGCGCCGCCCGCGCGCCAATGTCGCCCAGGTGATGCACATCATCGGCGACGTCGACGGCAAGACTTGCCTCATCGTGGATGACATGGTCGATACGGCAGGTACCTTGTGTCAGGCGGCCAAGGCTCTCAAGGCGCACGGCGCATCGAAAGTCGTGGCCTACGCCACGCATGCGGTGCTGTCCGGGCCCGCAATAGACAACGTTTCGAACTCCGAGCTCGACGAACTGGTGGTCACCGACACCATCCCGCTGACCGCCGAGGCCGAGGCCTGCGTCAAGATCCGCCAGCTCAGCGTGGCCGGCGTGTTGGCGGAGACCATTCATCGGATCAACCGCGAGGAATCGGTGAGTACCCTGTTCATGGATTAG
- a CDS encoding 50S ribosomal protein L25/general stress protein Ctc yields MTDNFELIAERRDDQGKGASRRLRRTGRVPGIIYGGDKDAAAISLEARVLNKQLENDAFYSHILTVNLNGSIEKVVLRALQRHPAQPVILHFDLMRVNADTPVRVHVPLHFLNETTAPGVKTSGGMVNHHMVEVGIACLPQDLPEFIEVDLGGMELNDAIHLSELKLPAGVSLVELSHGEGHDQVVVAIHPQRVSASDAADDAAAEGGEGDTA; encoded by the coding sequence ATGACTGACAATTTCGAACTTATCGCCGAACGGCGTGACGACCAGGGGAAAGGTGCGAGCCGCCGCCTGCGTCGGACCGGCCGTGTCCCGGGGATTATCTACGGTGGCGACAAGGACGCGGCCGCCATTAGCCTTGAGGCAAGGGTGCTTAACAAGCAGCTGGAAAACGACGCCTTCTACTCGCATATCCTCACGGTGAATCTCAACGGTAGCATTGAAAAGGTGGTGTTGCGCGCCTTGCAGCGTCATCCGGCGCAACCCGTCATCCTTCATTTCGACCTGATGCGGGTCAACGCGGACACGCCGGTGCGCGTCCACGTGCCCTTGCATTTCTTGAACGAAACGACCGCTCCGGGCGTCAAGACCAGCGGCGGCATGGTCAATCACCACATGGTCGAAGTCGGGATCGCCTGTCTGCCGCAGGATTTGCCGGAATTCATTGAGGTTGATCTGGGTGGTATGGAGCTCAATGACGCCATTCATCTCTCCGAGCTCAAATTGCCGGCAGGCGTCAGCCTGGTCGAGCTGAGCCATGGCGAGGGTCACGATCAGGTGGTCGTGGCAATTCACCCGCAGCGTGTCAGTGCCAGTGATGCCGCCGACGACGCGGCAGCTGAGGGTGGCGAGGGCGACACGGCCTGA
- the pth gene encoding aminoacyl-tRNA hydrolase → MSDPLSLIVGLGNPGPQYDQTRHNAGFWFIDELARRFGASLRAENRFSGEIGRVRIDGQELWLLKPTTFMNRSGQSLAQLTAFYKIPLHQVLVAHDEIDLAAGDIRFKFDGGHGGHNGLRDIFAHSGQGFWRVRIGVGHPGHRDQVIDYVLGRPGRDERQAIDEAVSAAIDALPELIGGSGERAMKTLHSR, encoded by the coding sequence ATGTCCGACCCACTGAGCCTGATCGTGGGACTGGGCAACCCGGGACCGCAATATGACCAGACCCGGCACAATGCCGGGTTCTGGTTCATCGACGAGCTGGCTCGCCGCTTCGGTGCTTCGCTACGCGCGGAAAATCGATTTTCCGGCGAGATTGGGCGCGTCCGTATCGATGGGCAGGAACTTTGGCTGCTCAAACCGACCACCTTCATGAATCGTAGCGGGCAGTCGCTCGCACAGTTGACGGCCTTCTACAAGATCCCGCTGCATCAGGTTCTGGTCGCCCATGACGAAATCGATTTGGCGGCGGGTGACATACGCTTCAAATTCGATGGTGGCCATGGCGGTCACAATGGTTTACGCGATATCTTTGCCCATTCTGGTCAGGGTTTCTGGCGTGTGCGTATTGGCGTGGGGCATCCCGGCCATCGCGACCAGGTCATCGATTATGTGCTCGGTCGCCCGGGTCGCGACGAACGGCAGGCTATTGATGAGGCAGTCAGCGCCGCCATCGATGCGCTGCCAGAGCTTATCGGCGGCTCCGGCGAGCGTGCCATGAAAACGCTGCATAGCCGCTGA
- the ychF gene encoding redox-regulated ATPase YchF translates to MGFKCGIVGLPNVGKSTLFNALTKADIQAENYPFCTIDPNVGMVAVPDPRLAELSAIVSPERVVPTSMEFVDIAGLVAGASQGEGLGNQFLAHIRETDAIAHVVRCFVNDDVIHVAGKIDPLEDIEVITTELVLADMDTASRAAQRIGRNAKSGNKVATTQLQVLERLQAHFNQGLPARTLELEADEIDCIEELHLITLKPTLYVANVSEDGFENNPMLERVRELAAAEGSEVVAVCAAIESEIAQLDEADRADFLGEMGLQEAGLDRVIRAGYRLLGLQTYFTAGVKEVRAWTVVAGSTAPQAAGRIHTDFEKGFIRAEVIAYADFVSCVGEQGAKDAGKWRLEGKDYVMHEGDVVHFRFNV, encoded by the coding sequence ATGGGCTTCAAGTGCGGCATCGTAGGGCTTCCGAACGTCGGTAAATCGACCCTGTTTAACGCGCTCACCAAGGCAGATATCCAGGCCGAGAATTACCCCTTTTGCACCATCGATCCGAACGTTGGCATGGTTGCGGTGCCGGATCCGCGCCTAGCCGAGTTGTCCGCGATCGTATCGCCAGAGCGGGTGGTGCCGACCAGTATGGAGTTCGTCGACATCGCCGGTCTGGTTGCCGGTGCCTCGCAGGGCGAGGGGCTGGGCAACCAGTTTCTCGCGCATATCCGCGAGACCGACGCGATTGCCCACGTGGTGCGTTGTTTCGTGAACGACGACGTTATCCACGTCGCCGGAAAGATCGACCCGCTGGAAGATATCGAAGTCATCACCACCGAGCTGGTGCTGGCGGATATGGATACGGCCAGTCGCGCGGCCCAACGCATCGGCCGCAACGCCAAGTCGGGCAACAAGGTGGCCACGACTCAGCTACAGGTGCTCGAACGTCTGCAGGCCCATTTCAACCAGGGCTTGCCGGCGCGTACGCTTGAACTGGAGGCGGATGAGATCGACTGCATCGAGGAGCTGCATCTGATTACGCTCAAGCCGACGTTGTATGTCGCGAACGTGTCCGAAGACGGCTTCGAGAACAACCCGATGCTTGAACGCGTGCGCGAACTGGCAGCCGCCGAGGGTTCGGAAGTGGTTGCCGTATGCGCGGCGATCGAGTCGGAAATCGCCCAGCTGGATGAGGCCGACAGGGCTGATTTCCTGGGTGAGATGGGTCTCCAGGAAGCGGGTCTGGACCGCGTGATTCGCGCGGGCTACCGATTGCTCGGTTTGCAAACGTATTTCACGGCCGGCGTCAAAGAAGTGCGTGCCTGGACCGTCGTTGCCGGTTCGACCGCTCCCCAGGCGGCCGGTCGTATCCACACCGATTTCGAGAAGGGTTTTATCCGTGCGGAGGTCATTGCCTATGCGGATTTCGTGAGCTGCGTCGGTGAGCAGGGGGCCAAGGATGCGGGTAAGTGGCGCCTGGAGGGTAAGGATTACGTCATGCACGAAGGCGATGTGGTCCACTTCCGCTTCAACGTCTAA
- a CDS encoding bifunctional diguanylate cyclase/phosphodiesterase: MLETLLAPVDTRWFRTFGLIFVPVALVTALVLTAFHLQDQAAERRKAMLTERAAVALVLSRIHRDFESAVGDLRILSQRTDLQALVTQPNPALRQRIAHEFEVFAREKRLYGQICLLNLDGQELIRVAYTNGATRISTDDALRNKGSSANFQRIARLGAGSIYVSDLMHSGERTDQERDRPVIRFVTPITDANGKVRGHLALDYLGARLIEQVRNDLLGIGRSAFLLSRTGEWLNQNKPTSSPQAPPGVLKDITWTHLSPGTIGQQLESQGLLSYATIHPLDEVASYMGADSGTVIGPVIDGTEGPVWRVVSFIGAEALDQASHKREMGLILAYTWLLAIWFGVSVYLTQVRRASRRAYAVAERLSSVVEQTSDVVYITDADGRIQYVNPSFERVTGYSHDEALGQNPRLLRSGRHDERFYRRLWRTLRNGQSFHDIVINRTRAGSLYYEQKTISPLRDTRGRISHFVSTGKDITAQMRAQQRLQKLAFYNPLTGLPNRHLFRDRLQRLITQGSRARRQLGLMFIDLDHFKHINDSLGHDAGDALLKLVADRLRLGVRESDTIAHLGGDEFTVILGELSDSSAAAAVADKILNTLRQPFRIQRQEIFVGASLGIALYPEDALDIDDLIKHADTAMYHAKHEGRNRYAFYSEEMTAKVIHRLNLETALRHALQRHEFLNHYQPIVDLKSRVITGVEVLLRWQPPDGALQQPAALMPVLEETGLIHAVTRRQLKEAAQKILSLGEEASALSLSINLSAREFRGGDVIATLNGVLRTCGLPGRRLIVEITESLLMERTPEVTAALQGLRKLGIRIAVDDFGTGYSSLGYLRELPIDILKIDRGFLDDVPNDRSNKALVAAIIAMAHSLDMGVVAEGVETAEQEAYLLKLGCDAAQGFRYGKPVPADALDSLLIPAKQAGLSPTSDQRRFSMLPDV; the protein is encoded by the coding sequence ATGCTCGAAACACTGCTGGCTCCAGTAGACACCCGCTGGTTCAGGACCTTCGGCCTCATATTTGTGCCCGTGGCGCTCGTCACCGCGCTCGTATTGACCGCGTTTCACCTGCAGGATCAAGCCGCAGAGCGGCGCAAGGCCATGCTGACCGAACGGGCGGCCGTAGCACTCGTACTGTCGCGCATTCACCGCGATTTCGAGTCGGCAGTCGGCGATTTGCGGATTCTCAGCCAGCGCACTGACCTGCAAGCACTGGTGACGCAACCGAACCCGGCCCTCAGACAGCGCATCGCCCATGAATTCGAGGTATTTGCGCGCGAGAAGCGCCTCTATGGCCAAATTTGTCTGCTGAACCTCGACGGACAGGAGTTGATCCGGGTCGCATACACCAATGGCGCCACCCGGATATCCACCGATGATGCGCTACGCAACAAAGGATCGAGCGCCAATTTCCAGCGTATCGCGCGCCTCGGTGCCGGTAGCATTTACGTTTCCGACCTGATGCACTCGGGCGAACGCACCGATCAAGAGCGGGACAGACCCGTGATCCGTTTCGTCACGCCGATTACCGACGCGAACGGGAAGGTACGGGGTCATCTCGCACTCGATTATCTAGGTGCCCGCCTCATCGAACAGGTGCGCAACGATCTGCTGGGCATCGGACGCAGCGCCTTCCTGCTCAGCCGGACCGGTGAGTGGCTCAACCAGAACAAACCGACATCTAGCCCGCAAGCCCCTCCAGGTGTCCTCAAGGACATTACGTGGACACACTTAAGCCCTGGCACGATCGGCCAGCAATTGGAGAGCCAGGGGCTTCTCAGCTACGCCACGATCCATCCGCTGGATGAGGTCGCCAGTTATATGGGTGCGGATAGCGGTACGGTGATCGGGCCGGTCATCGACGGCACCGAAGGGCCCGTTTGGCGGGTGGTTTCCTTTATCGGCGCGGAGGCGCTCGACCAGGCCAGTCACAAGCGGGAGATGGGCTTGATCCTTGCCTACACTTGGCTTTTGGCCATCTGGTTCGGCGTAAGCGTTTATCTGACACAGGTGCGACGCGCCAGCCGGCGGGCATATGCGGTAGCCGAGCGCCTTTCCAGCGTAGTCGAGCAAACCAGCGACGTGGTCTACATCACCGACGCCGATGGCCGCATCCAGTACGTGAATCCAAGCTTCGAGCGCGTGACCGGGTATTCCCATGATGAAGCCCTCGGACAGAACCCGCGGCTGCTACGCTCGGGGCGTCACGACGAACGCTTTTACCGCAGGCTCTGGCGCACCCTGCGCAACGGGCAATCCTTCCACGACATCGTCATCAACCGGACTCGAGCCGGTTCGCTCTATTACGAGCAGAAGACGATTAGTCCCTTGCGCGATACCCGCGGACGCATCAGCCATTTCGTCTCGACCGGCAAGGACATCACCGCACAGATGCGCGCCCAACAGCGCTTGCAGAAACTGGCCTTCTACAACCCGCTCACCGGCCTGCCCAACCGCCACCTGTTCCGCGATCGCCTGCAACGTCTGATCACGCAGGGTTCTCGCGCACGTCGACAACTGGGCCTGATGTTCATCGATCTCGATCACTTCAAGCACATCAACGATAGCCTGGGACACGACGCTGGGGACGCATTGCTCAAACTGGTCGCCGACCGGCTGCGCCTGGGTGTCCGCGAAAGCGACACCATTGCCCACCTCGGCGGCGACGAGTTCACCGTGATCCTCGGTGAACTGAGCGACAGCAGCGCAGCCGCAGCGGTCGCCGACAAGATCCTGAACACCCTGCGCCAGCCCTTCCGGATTCAGCGGCAGGAGATCTTCGTCGGCGCCTCCCTCGGCATCGCCCTCTACCCGGAGGATGCGCTCGACATCGACGACCTCATCAAGCACGCCGATACCGCGATGTATCACGCCAAGCACGAGGGGCGAAATCGTTACGCCTTCTATTCCGAGGAAATGACGGCCAAGGTCATCCACCGCCTAAATCTGGAAACCGCGCTGCGCCATGCCCTGCAGCGACACGAATTCCTCAATCACTACCAGCCGATTGTCGACCTGAAATCACGGGTCATCACGGGTGTCGAGGTGCTCCTGCGTTGGCAACCCCCCGATGGCGCGTTGCAACAACCGGCGGCACTGATGCCCGTACTGGAAGAGACGGGCCTGATTCACGCCGTGACGCGTCGCCAGCTCAAGGAAGCCGCGCAGAAAATCCTGAGCCTGGGCGAGGAGGCTTCTGCGCTCTCTCTGAGCATCAACCTTTCTGCGCGCGAATTTCGCGGGGGCGATGTGATCGCCACTTTGAACGGAGTATTGCGGACCTGCGGGCTGCCTGGCCGACGGCTGATCGTCGAAATCACCGAGTCGCTTCTGATGGAACGTACGCCGGAGGTCACGGCCGCCCTGCAGGGCCTGCGGAAACTCGGTATCCGCATCGCCGTAGACGACTTTGGCACTGGGTATTCGTCGCTGGGCTACCTACGTGAACTGCCCATCGACATCCTCAAGATCGATCGCGGTTTTCTCGATGACGTGCCGAATGACCGTAGCAACAAGGCGTTGGTTGCCGCCATCATCGCGATGGCGCACAGCCTGGACATGGGCGTGGTCGCCGAGGGCGTGGAAACTGCCGAACAGGAAGCCTATCTGCTCAAACTCGGTTGCGACGCGGCACAGGGTTTTCGCTACGGTAAGCCGGTCCCAGCGGACGCACTCGATAGCCTGCTGATACCGGCCAAACAGGCTGGATTATCGCCGACCTCCGATCAGCGACGCTTCAGCATGCTCCCGGACGTTTGA
- the ada gene encoding bifunctional DNA-binding transcriptional regulator/O6-methylguanine-DNA methyltransferase Ada, translating to MPDKETDVEALIEARWSAVMARDHLADGRFVYAVRTTGIFCRPGCPSRRPARRNVCFFETAQAALAAGFRSCLRCRPLDALENPVDDSVARACRLIEASEAPPSLDELAAAVGLSPGYLHRRFKAGMGMTPKAYGAALKIRRLASALSSGVKVSDAIYAAGYAASSRAYEAAAGGLGMAPSVYRRGGEGESIRYAVAACSLGWLAVAATGRGVVAIELSDDADALREALGRRFPKARLVEASTALARWLDAVVAHIEAPGALLDLPLDVRGTAFQLRVWRELQAIPAGTTISYATLARRLGRPKAVRAVAGACAANPLAVVIPCHRVVAADGKLRGYRWGLTRKARLLAREAGEDETDEEEDDLVQILRLPAPPRP from the coding sequence ATGCCTGACAAAGAGACGGATGTCGAGGCACTGATAGAAGCGCGTTGGTCAGCGGTGATGGCGCGCGATCATCTGGCGGACGGTCGCTTCGTGTATGCCGTACGCACGACCGGCATTTTTTGTCGGCCGGGCTGTCCCTCGCGGCGCCCGGCTCGCCGCAACGTGTGTTTTTTCGAGACCGCACAGGCAGCCCTCGCGGCGGGCTTCAGGTCTTGCCTGCGCTGCCGCCCGTTGGATGCGCTCGAAAACCCGGTGGACGATTCGGTCGCGCGTGCCTGTCGCTTGATCGAGGCAAGCGAGGCGCCTCCTTCGCTGGACGAACTGGCTGCGGCGGTGGGCTTGAGTCCAGGGTATTTGCATCGTCGCTTCAAGGCGGGGATGGGGATGACGCCGAAGGCCTATGGCGCCGCGTTAAAGATAAGGCGATTGGCCTCTGCGCTGAGTAGCGGTGTCAAGGTGAGCGACGCGATTTATGCGGCGGGCTATGCCGCCAGCAGCCGGGCCTATGAGGCGGCAGCGGGTGGTTTGGGTATGGCGCCTTCGGTCTATCGACGTGGCGGGGAAGGAGAGTCGATTCGTTATGCGGTGGCGGCTTGTTCCCTCGGTTGGCTCGCCGTGGCGGCAACCGGCCGTGGCGTGGTGGCCATCGAGTTATCGGATGACGCCGACGCCTTGCGTGAGGCACTGGGGCGGCGCTTCCCGAAGGCAAGGTTGGTGGAGGCGAGTACGGCGTTGGCTCGCTGGTTGGATGCGGTGGTTGCGCACATCGAGGCACCTGGGGCGCTGCTGGATCTGCCTCTGGACGTGCGAGGTACGGCCTTCCAGCTACGTGTATGGCGTGAATTGCAGGCGATTCCTGCGGGAACGACGATTAGCTATGCGACCTTGGCTCGACGGCTTGGACGACCGAAGGCGGTACGTGCGGTGGCAGGTGCCTGCGCGGCGAATCCCCTGGCCGTGGTGATCCCCTGTCACCGGGTCGTGGCGGCGGACGGCAAGCTGAGAGGTTATCGCTGGGGCCTGACGCGCAAGGCCCGTTTGCTGGCGCGTGAGGCAGGGGAAGACGAAACCGATGAAGAGGAGGATGACTTGGTCCAGATCCTCAGGCTGCCGGCACCGCCGCGGCCTTGA
- a CDS encoding nitrate- and nitrite sensing domain-containing protein: protein MNALHELLAPSLALALSVLGLAALRARKAESPRQRSQRGIEINLALRGLLHDLQLHRGMASILLNGNPAFSTRLQAKQAEIHHALRALVDAPPTPDLLAPPRIEQLRTTWETLRSQVLSLSPLQSFARHSILIQDLLRLISDVAERSQLDAGSPVSPSLTDMIWRRLPEVAEGIGKARAIGSGIAAVGQASGVDRIRLRFLVTHIRDGLKVVQTAIGRDGGPLSREAMQAAAKAQGTGGRLLSLIESELIAVECPNIDAEAYFAAATDALEDIYRVYDAASTSLAQPSGHRTPADASLKAAAVPAA from the coding sequence ATGAATGCATTGCACGAACTCCTGGCGCCGAGCCTGGCGCTCGCCCTCTCGGTCCTGGGTCTGGCCGCCTTGCGCGCGCGCAAGGCGGAATCGCCCAGGCAACGCAGCCAACGCGGTATCGAGATCAATCTCGCGCTTCGCGGGCTACTGCACGACCTTCAGCTGCACCGGGGCATGGCCAGCATCCTGCTCAATGGCAACCCCGCCTTCAGTACGCGCCTGCAAGCCAAACAGGCTGAGATACACCACGCCCTGCGTGCGCTCGTCGATGCCCCACCTACCCCCGACCTGCTCGCCCCGCCACGCATCGAACAGCTACGCACGACCTGGGAGACCCTGCGCAGCCAGGTGCTCAGCCTAAGCCCACTGCAAAGCTTTGCGCGACACAGCATTCTGATCCAGGACCTGCTGCGACTCATCTCGGATGTGGCCGAACGCAGTCAGCTCGATGCCGGCTCGCCCGTTTCTCCGAGCCTGACCGATATGATCTGGCGACGCCTGCCGGAGGTTGCCGAAGGCATCGGCAAGGCACGCGCCATCGGCTCGGGCATCGCCGCAGTAGGACAAGCCAGCGGCGTGGACCGCATACGCCTACGCTTTCTGGTCACCCATATACGCGATGGCCTCAAGGTGGTCCAGACGGCAATCGGACGAGATGGCGGTCCACTCAGCCGCGAGGCCATGCAGGCCGCGGCCAAGGCCCAGGGAACCGGCGGAAGACTCCTGTCCTTGATCGAGTCGGAGCTAATCGCCGTCGAATGCCCAAACATCGATGCTGAGGCCTATTTCGCCGCCGCGACCGATGCCCTCGAAGACATCTATCGCGTCTACGATGCCGCCTCGACCTCACTCGCGCAGCCATCTGGCCATCGCACGCCGGCCGATGCGTCGCTCAAGGCCGCGGCGGTGCCGGCAGCCTGA
- a CDS encoding methyl-accepting chemotaxis protein encodes MPDITASLGERFLRRLPTGFQLALVTCLLLVPIGNLLIAADFNLHPDAIALGGILALLGLGVYLAACWIQGQLRNQRALTQALEAIAHGHLDTRLPAWGVDGCRAVAVAFNDMARNVQRLETRTAAALEEVTHAVGELQSSANRVDEGTARQRDAATSTAAAMEQMSTSLGEVAEQTRDTERRAADASELAHNGGQTLTETTAGIATLARSIHSTAQAMRALRERSNQISEVSKLIRSIAEQTNLLALNAAIEAARAGEEGRGFAVVADEVRSLALRSRSSADTITEVISGIQDEVRHAVEQMDEAQQAADANVQHIDTVVGSLNDIHQRVRAALDGVHQIAVNTHQQTEVSTEIARHVEHISNGAWTNSAAAHETAQVAAYLDQLAQGLHRALAGHREAQPV; translated from the coding sequence ATGCCCGACATCACCGCCTCACTGGGCGAACGCTTCCTGCGAAGACTACCAACTGGCTTCCAGCTTGCACTGGTCACCTGCCTGTTGCTGGTACCGATCGGCAACCTGCTGATTGCCGCAGACTTCAATCTCCACCCGGACGCCATCGCCCTGGGCGGCATACTCGCGCTGCTCGGCCTCGGAGTTTACCTAGCGGCCTGCTGGATTCAGGGGCAATTACGGAACCAACGCGCGCTGACTCAGGCGCTGGAGGCCATCGCCCACGGCCACCTCGACACCCGCTTGCCCGCCTGGGGCGTCGACGGATGTCGCGCAGTTGCCGTCGCCTTCAACGACATGGCGCGCAACGTTCAACGGCTTGAAACCCGGACCGCCGCCGCACTGGAAGAAGTCACCCACGCAGTCGGTGAGCTCCAATCGAGCGCGAACCGGGTGGACGAGGGCACCGCGCGCCAGCGCGATGCCGCCACATCCACCGCCGCCGCCATGGAACAGATGAGCACCAGCCTCGGTGAGGTCGCCGAACAGACCCGCGACACCGAACGGCGCGCAGCCGATGCCAGCGAGCTCGCGCACAACGGCGGCCAAACCCTGACCGAAACGACTGCCGGCATCGCCACGCTCGCGCGCAGCATCCATAGCACGGCACAGGCGATGCGTGCGCTACGCGAACGATCAAATCAAATTTCCGAGGTCTCCAAACTCATTCGCAGCATCGCCGAACAGACCAATCTACTGGCCCTCAATGCCGCCATCGAGGCCGCACGGGCCGGCGAAGAAGGGCGCGGCTTCGCCGTGGTGGCCGACGAGGTACGCAGCCTCGCACTACGCTCGCGCAGCTCGGCGGATACCATCACCGAAGTTATCAGCGGCATTCAGGACGAGGTCCGACACGCCGTCGAACAGATGGATGAAGCACAGCAAGCCGCCGACGCCAACGTCCAGCATATCGACACCGTCGTCGGCTCACTGAACGACATCCATCAACGCGTGCGAGCAGCCCTCGACGGCGTGCATCAGATCGCGGTAAACACGCACCAGCAGACCGAGGTCAGCACGGAAATCGCCCGCCATGTCGAGCACATCTCAAATGGCGCATGGACCAACAGCGCCGCCGCACACGAAACCGCGCAGGTCGCCGCCTATCTCGACCAGCTCGCACAAGGCCTTCACCGCGCGCTGGCCGGGCATCGCGAAGCCCAGCCGGTCTGA